One stretch of Mus pahari chromosome 5, PAHARI_EIJ_v1.1, whole genome shotgun sequence DNA includes these proteins:
- the Dsel gene encoding dermatan-sulfate epimerase-like protein codes for MAFMFTEHLLFLALMMCSFSTCEESVSNYSEWAVFTDDIQWFKSQKIQDFKLNQKLHPNLYFDAGDIQTMKQKSRTSHLHIFRAIKSAVTIMLSNPSYYLPPPKHAEFAAKWNEIYGNNLPPLALYCLLCPEDKVAFEFVIEYMDRMVSYKDWLVENAPGDEVPVGHSLTGFATAFDFLYNLLGNQRKQKYLEKIWIVTEEMYEYSKIRSWGKQLLHNHQATNMIALLIGALVTGIDKGSKANIWKQVVVDVMEKTMFLLKHIVDGSLDEGVAYGSYTSKSITQYVFLAQRHFNINNFDNNWLKMHFWFYYATILPGYQRTVGIADSNYNWFYGPESQLVFLDKFILQNGAGNWLAQQIRKHRPKDGPMVPSTAQRWSTLHTEYIWYDPTLTPQPPVDFGTAKMHTFPNWGVVTYGGGLPNTQTNTFVSFKSGKLGGRAVYDMVHFQPYSWIDGWRSFNPGHEHPDQNSFTFAPNGQVFVSEALYGPKLSHLNNVLVFAPSPSSQCNQPWEGQLGECAQWLKWTGEEVGDAAGEVITAVQHGDRMFVSGEAVSAYSSAMRLKSVYRALLLLNSQTLLVVDHIERQETSPINSVSAFFHNLDIDFKYIPYRFMNRYNGAMMDVWDAHYKMFWFDHHGNSPVANIQEAEQAAEFKKRWTQFVNVTFHMESTITRIAYVFYGPYVNVSSCRFIDSSSSGLQISLHVNSTEHSVSVVTDYQNLKSRFSYLGFGGFASVANQGQITRFGLGTQEIVNPVRHDRVNFPFGFKFNIAVGFILCVSLVILTFQWRFYLSFRKLMRCVLILVIALWFIELLDVWSTCTQPICAKWTRTEAKANEKVMISEGHHVDLPNVVITSLPGSGAEILKQLFFNSSDFLYIRIPTTYMDIPETEFEIDSFVDACEWKVSDIRSGHFLLLRGWLQSLVQDTKLHLQNIHLHETSRSKLAQYFTTNKDRKRKLKRRDSLQDQRSRIKGPFDRDAEYIRALRRHLVYYPSARPVLSLSSGSWTLKLHFFQEVLGTSMRALYIVRDPRAWIYSMLYGSKPSLYSLKNVPEHLAKLFKIEEGKSKCNSNSGYAFEYESLKKELEISQSNAVSLLSHLWVANTAAALRINTDLLPTSYHLVKFEDIVHFPQKTTERIFAFLGIPLSPASLNQMLFATSTNLFYLPYEGEISPSNTNIWKTNLPRDEIKLIENICWTVMDHLGYPKFMD; via the coding sequence ATGGCGTTTATGTTTACAGAACATTTACTATTTTTAGCATTGATGATGTGTAGTTTTTCTACTTGTGAAGAATCTGTGAGCAATTATTCTGAATGGGCAGTTTTCACAGATGATATACAATGGTTTAAGTCACAGAAAATACAAGATTTCAAACTCAACCAAAAACTTCAtccaaatttatattttgatgctGGAGATAtacaaacaatgaaacaaaagtcTCGTACAAGCCATTTGCATATTTTTAGAGCTATCAAAAGTGCAGTGACAATTATGCTGTCCAATCCATCATACTACCTACCTCCACCCAAGCATGCTGAGTTTGCTGCCAAGTGGAATGAAATTTATGGTAATAATCTTCCTCCTTTAGCACTGTATTGTTTATTATGCCCAGAAGACAAGGTTGCCTTTGAATTTGTTATAGAGTACATGGACAGGATGGTTAGCTACAAAGACTGGCTAGTTGAGAATGCACCAGGGGATGAGGTTCCAGTTGGCCATTCTTTAACAGGTTTTGCCACTGCCTTTGACTTTTTATATAATCTATTAGGTAATCAGCGAAAACAAAAATACCTAGAAAAAATTTGGATTGTTACTGAGGAAATGTATGAATATTCCAAGATCCGATCATGGGGCAAACAACTTCTTCATAACCATCAAGCTACAAATATGATAGCATTACTCATAGGGGCCTTGGTTACTGGAATAGATAAAGGATCTAAAGCAAACATATGGAAACAAGTTGTTGTTGATGTGATGGAAAAGACTATGTTTCTCTTGAAGCATATTGTAGATGGCTCATTGGATGAAGGTGTGGCCTATGGAAGCTATACCTCAAAATCAATTACACAGTATGTTTTCTTGGCACAACGCCATTTTAACATCAACAACTTTGATAATAACTGGCTAAAAATgcatttttggttttattatgcTACAATTTTGCCAGGCTATCAAAGAACTGTAGGTATAGCAGATTCCAATTATAATTGGTTTTATGGTCCAGAGAGCCAGCTTGTTTTCTTGGATAAGTTCATTTTACAGAATGGAGCTGGAAATTGGTTAGCTCAGCAAATTAGAAAGCATCGACCTAAGGATGGACCAATGGTTCCTTCTACTGCTCAGCGGTGGAGTACTCTTCATACTGAATACATTTGGTATGATCCAACACTCACCCCACAGCCTCCTGTTGACTTTGGCACTGCAAAAATGCACACATTTCCTAACTGGGGTGTCGTGACTTATGGGGGTGGGCTGCCAAACACCCAAACCAATACCTTTGTGTCTTTTAAATCTGGGAAACTGGGAGGACGAGCTGTGTATGACATGGTTCATTTTCAGCCATATTCCTGGATTGATGGATGGAGAAGCTTTAACCCAGGACATGAACATCCAGATCAAAATTCATTTACTTTTGCCCCTAATGGGCAGGTATTCGTTTCTGAGGCTCTTTATGGACCAAAGTTGAGCCACCTTAACAATGTATTGGTGTTTGCCCCATCACCATCAAGCCAATGTAATCAGCCCTGGGAAGGTCAACTGGGAGAATGTGCACAGTGGCTCAAGTGGACTGGGGAAGAGGTTGGTGATGCAGCTGGGGAAGTTATTACTGCTGTTCAACATGGAGATAGGATGTTTGTGAGTGGGGAAGCAGTGTCTGCTTATTCTTCTGCAATGAGGCTGAAAAGTGTCTATCGTGCTTTACTTCTTTTAAATTCACAAACTCTGCTTGTTGTTGATCATATCGAAAGGCAAGAAACTTCCCCAATAAATTCTGTCAGTGCCTTCTTTCATAATTTGGatattgattttaaatatatCCCATACAGGTTTATGAATAGGTATAATGGTGCCATGATGGATGTGTGGGATGCACACTATAAAATGTTTTGGTTTGATCACCATGGCAACAGTCCTGTGGCTAATATACAAGAAGCAGAACAGGCTGCTGAATTTAAGAAACGATGGACTCAGTTTGTTAACGTTACATTTCATATGGAATCCACAATCACAAGAATTGCTTATGTATTTTATGGGCCATATGTCAATGTTTCCAGCTGCAGATTTATTGATAGTTCCAGTTCTGGACTTCAGATTTCTTTACATGTCAACAGTACTGAACATAGTGTTTCTGTTGTAACTGACTATCAAAACCTTAAAAGCAGATTCAGTTATCTGGGATTTGGTGGTTTTGCCAGTGTGGCTAATCAAGGACAAATAACCAGATTTGGTTTGGGTACTCAAGAAATAGTAAACCCTGTAAGACATGATAGAGTTAATTTCCCCTTTGGGTTTAAATTTAATATAGCAGTTGGATTCATTTTGTGTGTTAGTTTGGTTATTTTAACTTTTCAATGGCGGTTTTACCTTTCCTTTAGAAAGCTAATGCGCTGTGTATTAATACTTGTTATTGCCTTGTGGTTTATTGAGCTTCTGGATGTATGGAGTACTTGCACTCAGCCCATCTGTGCAAAATGGACAAGGACTGAAGCTAAGGCAAATGAAAAGGTCATGATTTCTGAAGGGCATCATGTGGATCTTCCTAATGTTGTTATTACCTCACTCCCTGGTTCAGGAGCTGaaattctcaaacagctttttttCAACAGCAGTGATTTTCTCTACATCAGAATTCCTACAACCTACATGGATATCCCTGAAACTGAATTTGAAATTGACTCATTTGTAGATGCTTGTGAGTGGAAAGTATCAGATATTCGCAGtgggcattttcttcttcttcgaGGGTGGCTGCAGTCTTTGGTCCAGGATACAAAACTTCACTTGCAAAATATCCATCTACATGAAACCAGTAGGAGTAAACTAGCCCAATATTTTACAACTAATAAGGACAGAAAACGAAAATTGAAAAGAAGGGATTCTTTGCAAGATCAAAGAAGTAGAATAAAAGGACCATTTGATAGAGATGCTGAATATATTAGGGCTTTAAGAAGACACCTTGTTTATTACCCAAGTGCACGTCCTGTGCTCAGCTTAAGTAGTGGTAGCTGGACATTGaagcttcatttttttcaggAAGTTTTAGGCACTTCAATGCGGGCATTGTACATAGTAAGAGACCCTCGAGCTTGGATCTATTCAATGCTATATGGTAGTAAACCAAGTCTTTATTCTTTGAAGAATGTGCCAGAGCACTTAgcaaaattgtttaaaatagagGAAGGTAAAAGCAAATGTAACTCGAATTCTGGTTATGCTTTTGAGTAtgaatcactgaagaaagaattagaaatatcCCAATCAAATGCTGTCTCCTTATTATCTCATTTGTGGGTAGCAAACACTGCAGCAGCCTTGAGAATAAATACAGATTTGCTGCCTACCAGCTACCATCTGGTCAAGTTTGAAGATATTGTTCATTTTCCTCAGAAGACTACTGAAAGGATTTTTGCTTTCCTTGGCATTCCTTTGTCTCCTGCTAGTTTAAACCAAATGCTATTTGCCACTTCCACAAACCTTTTTTATCTTCCATATGAGGGGGAAATATCACCATCTAATACTAATATTTGGAAAACAAACTTGCCTAGAGATGAAATTAAACTAATTGAAAACATTTGCTGGACAGTGATGGATCATCTAGGATATCCAAAGTTTATGGACTAA